In Arachis hypogaea cultivar Tifrunner chromosome 17, arahy.Tifrunner.gnm2.J5K5, whole genome shotgun sequence, a single window of DNA contains:
- the LOC112766789 gene encoding uncharacterized protein: MGNGVDLDYELESNVDGNLSIGETLDSSYGGKNSEDAIQKGFIHERPNYAHDPVEYRYNASPLGVPSKGITFLDEDLGTLITARKSSNGSGMQRGEMKAQNEKSPLSKVPLSNLSTSLTRMNSLLLQSFNSSYMRPRWSSRPDRELLSAKLEIENGRVVSNPSGLHPPIFRDVAKFSRSYALMERRLKVYVYREGDKPIFH, encoded by the exons ATGGGGAATGGAGTAGATTTGGACTATGAGTTGGAGTCTAATGTGGATGGGAATTTGAGCATTGGAGAGACCCTAGATAGCAGTTATGGAGGGAAAAATAGTGAAGATGCAATTCAGAAAGGTTTCATTCATGAAAGACCAAACTATGCACATGATCCTGTAGAATACAGATATAATGCTTCACCACTAGGGGTTCCTTCAAAGGGCATAACATTTCTGGATGAAGATTTGGGCACCTTAATCACTGCAAGAAAATCTTCAAATGGCAGTGGAATGCAAAGGGGGGAAATGAAAGCTCAAAATGAGAAGTCACCTCTATCGAAAGTTCCTTTGTCCAATTTGAGTACTTCATTGACTCGGATGAACTCCTTATTGCTTCAGAGTTTTAACTCTTCTTATATG AGACCTAGGTGGTCTTCTCGTCCTGATCGTGAACTCTTATCAGCAAAACTGGAGATCGAAAATGGCCGTGTCGTATCAAATCCTTCTGGGCTTCATCCACCTATTTTCCGGGATGTTGCCAAGTTCTCAAG GAGTTATGCACTGATGGAACGCAGGCTCAAAGTTTACGTCTACAGAGAAGGAGATAAGCCTATATTTCACTAG